Proteins from a single region of Nocardioides anomalus:
- a CDS encoding trimeric intracellular cation channel family protein yields MLDLAGTFVFAVTGALVAVRGRLDLFGTLVLASATGLGGGVIRDMLLGDVPPTGLTAWRFLLACALAGVVAFLWHPAFSRWEGVLLGLDAAGLALFCVNGALVAREAGLDVVPAALLGMITGIGGGIVRDVLANRVPVVLEGGWYAVPALTGAAWTSFADREGWATPLVVAPALLVVFGWRVLAVRRGWTPLPARGVD; encoded by the coding sequence ATGCTCGACCTGGCCGGCACCTTCGTCTTCGCGGTCACCGGCGCACTGGTGGCGGTGCGCGGGCGGCTCGACCTCTTCGGCACCCTCGTGCTCGCCAGCGCGACCGGGCTGGGCGGCGGGGTCATCCGCGACATGCTCCTGGGCGACGTGCCGCCCACCGGGCTCACCGCCTGGCGCTTCCTGCTGGCCTGCGCGCTGGCCGGCGTGGTCGCCTTCCTGTGGCACCCGGCGTTCTCGCGGTGGGAGGGCGTGCTGCTCGGGCTGGACGCCGCCGGGCTCGCGCTGTTCTGCGTCAACGGGGCGCTGGTCGCGCGCGAGGCCGGGCTCGACGTGGTCCCGGCCGCGCTGCTCGGCATGATCACCGGCATCGGCGGCGGCATCGTCCGCGACGTGCTGGCCAACCGGGTGCCGGTGGTGCTCGAGGGCGGGTGGTACGCCGTGCCCGCGCTCACCGGCGCGGCCTGGACGTCGTTCGCCGACCGCGAGGGCTGGGCGACCCCGCTGGTCGTCGCGCCGGCGCTGCTCGTCGTCTTCGGTTGGCGGGTGCTCGCCGTGCGCCGGGGTTGGACGCCACTGCCCGCGCGCGGGGTGGACTAG
- a CDS encoding GMC family oxidoreductase: MAKTPAYSSEADYVVVGSGSSGAAIAGRLAQSGASVIVVEAGKSDEQFLVKKPGMIGPMHAVPEIKARVDWGYYSVPQKHLLDRRMPVPRGKVVGGSSSINGMVYVRGNRANYDAWAAEGNTGWDAETVNAAYRRMEDFEDGANDYRGAGGPIRITRNHTPQEGSLQFIQAASDQLGAKILDDYNAESQEGVSRMQQNAAQGLRYSASRGYIHHLKPGGLELQSETLTRRIVLEHGRAVGIEVEDISKKGNGGRRTIRAGREVILSAGFVGSAQLLMLSGIGPAQHLKDHGIEVVADLPVGDNLHDHLFHALTFHTTTSRMRGNAFFFARGVAKEVARPGKSFLANSVFEAVAFLRTSLAGDVPDLQLHLLPWSYVSPNQDEPIRHDVDPRTSLTVLSTLIYPRSRGTLRLKDADPTSAPLIDFHYLEDPDDLTVLAEGSEMVREIMRGGAFGGAVKEEIHPGRELTGQPLRDAILNRATSVYHGVGTCRMGVDELAVVTPDLRVRGVEGLRVCDASIMPSITGGNTNAPAIMIGERGADLVLGRS; this comes from the coding sequence ATGGCGAAGACCCCTGCCTACTCCAGCGAGGCCGACTACGTCGTAGTGGGCTCGGGCTCGTCCGGAGCCGCGATCGCGGGCCGGCTGGCCCAGTCCGGGGCGAGCGTGATCGTCGTCGAGGCGGGCAAGAGCGACGAGCAGTTCCTGGTCAAGAAGCCCGGGATGATCGGGCCGATGCACGCGGTGCCGGAGATCAAGGCGCGGGTGGACTGGGGCTACTACTCGGTGCCGCAGAAGCACCTGCTCGACCGGAGGATGCCGGTCCCGCGGGGCAAGGTCGTGGGCGGGTCGAGCTCGATCAACGGCATGGTCTACGTGCGCGGCAACCGCGCCAACTACGACGCCTGGGCCGCCGAGGGCAACACCGGCTGGGACGCCGAGACCGTCAACGCGGCGTACCGGCGGATGGAGGACTTCGAGGACGGCGCCAACGACTACCGCGGCGCCGGCGGCCCCATCCGGATCACCCGCAACCACACGCCGCAGGAGGGCTCGCTCCAGTTCATCCAGGCGGCCTCGGACCAGCTCGGCGCCAAGATCCTCGACGACTACAACGCCGAGTCGCAGGAGGGCGTCAGCCGGATGCAGCAGAACGCTGCGCAGGGCCTGCGCTACTCCGCGAGCCGGGGATACATACACCACCTCAAGCCCGGCGGTCTCGAGCTCCAGAGCGAGACGCTCACCCGCCGCATCGTCCTCGAGCACGGCCGGGCGGTCGGCATCGAGGTCGAGGACATCAGCAAGAAGGGGAACGGCGGGCGCCGGACGATCCGGGCCGGCAGGGAGGTCATCCTCAGCGCCGGGTTCGTCGGCTCCGCGCAGCTGCTCATGCTCAGCGGCATCGGGCCTGCGCAGCACCTCAAGGACCACGGCATCGAGGTGGTCGCGGACCTGCCGGTGGGCGACAACCTGCACGATCACCTGTTCCACGCGCTGACCTTCCACACCACGACCTCGCGGATGCGCGGCAACGCCTTCTTCTTCGCGCGCGGGGTGGCCAAGGAGGTGGCGCGGCCGGGGAAGTCGTTCCTGGCCAACTCGGTCTTCGAGGCCGTGGCCTTCCTGCGCACGTCGCTCGCGGGCGACGTGCCGGACCTGCAGCTGCACCTGCTGCCGTGGTCCTACGTCAGCCCCAACCAGGACGAGCCGATCCGCCACGACGTGGACCCGCGCACCTCGCTCACGGTCCTGAGCACGCTGATCTACCCCCGCAGCCGCGGCACGCTGCGCCTGAAGGACGCCGACCCGACCAGTGCGCCGCTCATCGACTTCCACTACCTCGAGGACCCCGACGACCTGACGGTGCTGGCCGAGGGCTCGGAGATGGTCCGCGAGATCATGCGCGGCGGGGCCTTCGGTGGCGCGGTCAAGGAGGAGATCCACCCCGGCCGCGAGCTCACCGGGCAGCCGCTGCGCGATGCGATCCTCAACCGCGCGACGTCGGTGTACCACGGCGTCGGCACCTGCCGGATGGGCGTCGACGAGCTCGCCGTGGTCACCCCCGACCTCCGGGTCAGGGGGGTCGAGGGACTGCGCGTGTGCGACGCCTCGATCATGCCGTCCATCACCGGCGGCAACACCAACGCGCCGGCCATCATGATCGGCGAGCGCGGCGCGGACCTGGTCCTGGGGAGGAGCTGA
- the pdxY gene encoding pyridoxal kinase PdxY, with amino-acid sequence MQILSIQSSVAYGHVGNSAAVFPLQRLGHEVWPVNTVHFSNHTGYGAWRGPLLAPDDVREVIAGIAERGVLGECDAVLSGYQGDPAVGAVILDAVAQVKAANPEAVYCCDPVMGDVGRGMFVAPGIPEYMRDTVVPRADVLTPNHFELDFLAGRTTTTLDELLVAVDEVRDRGPRDVLVTSVIHAGVGDRSLDVVAVSDAGAWVVTTPLLPISPNGCGDMTAALYLAHLRTTGSPATALERTTASVFAVLRATIEAGTREIQLVAAQDAIADPPRTFEARQLR; translated from the coding sequence GTGCAGATCCTGTCCATCCAGTCCTCGGTGGCCTACGGCCACGTCGGCAACTCCGCGGCGGTCTTCCCGCTCCAGCGGCTGGGCCACGAGGTCTGGCCGGTCAACACGGTGCACTTCTCCAACCACACCGGGTACGGCGCGTGGCGCGGTCCGCTGCTCGCTCCGGACGACGTGCGCGAGGTGATCGCCGGGATCGCCGAGCGCGGTGTGCTGGGCGAGTGCGACGCGGTGCTGTCGGGCTACCAGGGCGACCCGGCGGTGGGCGCGGTCATCCTCGACGCGGTCGCGCAGGTCAAGGCGGCCAACCCCGAGGCGGTCTACTGCTGCGATCCGGTGATGGGCGACGTGGGCCGCGGGATGTTCGTCGCGCCGGGCATCCCGGAGTACATGCGCGACACCGTCGTCCCCCGCGCCGACGTGCTCACGCCCAACCACTTCGAGCTGGACTTCCTGGCCGGCCGGACCACGACGACGCTCGACGAGCTGCTCGTGGCGGTGGACGAGGTCCGTGACCGGGGGCCGCGCGACGTGCTGGTCACGTCGGTGATCCACGCCGGCGTGGGCGACCGGTCCCTGGACGTCGTGGCCGTCTCCGACGCCGGCGCGTGGGTCGTCACCACGCCCCTGCTGCCGATCAGCCCCAACGGCTGCGGCGACATGACCGCGGCGCTCTACCTGGCCCACCTGCGCACCACCGGCTCCCCCGCCACCGCGCTCGAGCGGACCACCGCGTCGGTCTTCGCGGTGCTCCGGGCGACGATCGAGGCCGGCACGCGCGAGATCCAGCTCGTCGCGGCCCAGGACGCGATCGCGGACCCGCCGCGGACCTTCGAGGCGCGACAGCTGCGCTGA